The following proteins are encoded in a genomic region of Clostridioides difficile:
- a CDS encoding phage scaffolding protein, translating into MNKEFLSGLGLKDDIITQVLESHSSALIKEKEKYQSLEIKVGGLEQQLKDANKEIKDYKDMNIEDIQKKALEWETKYNDDTKALKEQLEGKEYENSLKELLGKYKFSSELSKTAVLADLKEKKFKNENGTLLGADEYLNQLKEKDPGAFLSDAPGTVISSTKGLQDSSTLNKNANANMALRALIGRE; encoded by the coding sequence ATGAATAAGGAATTTTTAAGTGGTTTAGGGTTGAAGGATGATATTATAACCCAGGTATTAGAAAGCCATTCTAGTGCTTTGATAAAGGAAAAGGAGAAATATCAATCCTTAGAAATTAAGGTAGGGGGGTTAGAGCAACAGTTAAAAGACGCTAATAAGGAAATAAAAGACTATAAGGACATGAACATTGAAGATATACAGAAAAAAGCGTTAGAGTGGGAAACTAAGTATAATGATGATACAAAAGCGCTTAAAGAGCAGTTAGAAGGTAAAGAATATGAAAATAGTTTAAAAGAACTTTTAGGAAAATATAAATTTTCTTCTGAACTTTCTAAGACGGCAGTCTTAGCTGATTTAAAAGAAAAAAAGTTTAAAAATGAAAATGGAACTTTGCTAGGAGCAGATGAATATTTAAACCAGCTAAAAGAAAAAGACCCAGGCGCTTTTTTAAGTGATGCCCCAGGGACAGTTATATCGAGTACAAAAGGATTACAAGATAGTTCAACTTTAAATAAAAATGCAAATGCAAATATGGCGTTAAGAGCGCTAATAGGAAGGGAATAA
- a CDS encoding phage minor capsid protein, translating to MLKSERLQELSNYFISLYEQLEDFIIGDFSRRVSKAGTVTDMAEWQIIRAELFGMSEKALKKKISSVLNITLKEVDKLFEEIALESISADSALYEYAKLTPLHLSQSEELRDYINAVKEQTKSEFKNITGSLGFCTTINGIRRNKKLTDAYRQALDLAQLQISSGAVDYKTAIKMAIKTISKEGIKVVKYDTDWVNRLDVAVRRATLTGVSQVSQKINNKVIDDLGTDIVEVTAHSGARSTGTGIKNHKAWQGKWYSLSGKSKEYPSLKRSTGFGHGDGLGGWNCTHQYFAVIPGASTPTYTREQLQNIDPADFGYKGRTYTHYQALQQQRKIETAIRQTKREIIAYKNAGLEEDFTSASIKLNRQKQEYKNFSRVAGLLKRNERHQVQNFDKSISQKSVWANKKNK from the coding sequence ATGCTGAAATCTGAAAGATTACAAGAGCTGTCTAATTATTTTATATCTCTTTATGAACAACTGGAGGATTTTATTATAGGAGATTTTTCAAGGCGAGTTAGTAAGGCTGGGACTGTTACAGACATGGCAGAGTGGCAAATTATAAGGGCTGAATTGTTTGGAATGAGTGAGAAGGCTTTGAAAAAGAAAATTTCGAGCGTTTTAAACATTACTCTTAAGGAAGTCGATAAACTATTTGAAGAAATTGCGCTAGAGTCTATAAGTGCTGATAGTGCATTGTATGAGTATGCTAAATTAACACCTTTACACTTAAGTCAATCAGAAGAATTAAGAGATTATATTAATGCAGTAAAAGAACAGACTAAAAGTGAATTTAAAAATATAACTGGTTCTCTTGGTTTTTGCACTACTATAAATGGCATTAGGAGAAATAAAAAGCTAACAGATGCATATAGGCAGGCGTTAGACCTTGCGCAACTACAAATATCAAGTGGTGCAGTTGATTATAAAACAGCTATAAAAATGGCTATTAAAACTATTAGTAAAGAGGGTATTAAAGTTGTAAAATATGACACCGATTGGGTAAATAGATTAGATGTGGCTGTTAGGAGGGCGACGCTTACAGGCGTTAGCCAGGTATCGCAGAAAATAAATAATAAGGTCATAGATGATTTAGGAACAGATATTGTTGAGGTGACTGCGCATAGTGGCGCTAGGAGTACTGGAACAGGAATTAAGAACCACAAGGCTTGGCAAGGTAAATGGTATTCTTTAAGTGGTAAAAGCAAAGAATATCCATCTTTAAAACGTTCCACTGGATTTGGACATGGAGACGGTCTAGGAGGATGGAATTGTACTCATCAATACTTTGCTGTTATTCCTGGAGCATCTACGCCAACGTACACAAGAGAACAATTGCAAAATATAGACCCTGCCGATTTTGGGTACAAGGGCAGGACATATACACATTACCAAGCATTGCAACAGCAAAGAAAAATTGAAACAGCTATAAGACAAACTAAAAGAGAGATTATTGCATATAAAAACGCTGGATTAGAGGAAGATTTTACAAGTGCTAGCATTAAGTTAAATAGACAAAAGCAAGAATATAAGAATTTTAGCAGGGTGGCGGGCTTATTGAAAAGGAATGAGAGACACCAGGTGCAAAACTTCGATAAGAGCATAAGCCAAAAATCTGTATGGGCTAATAAAAAGAATAAATAA
- a CDS encoding phage portal protein — MFSKVLTWIREVLKKMTSETGHDSVSDMLISSEMTNCIELWSNMYKDNAYWIDNKNVFSLNLPSSISSEIARLTTIEMDSKITGSARADFLNEQFKKVLKNIRIQLEYACAKGSIIFKPYVANGNIEIDYIHSDSFFPTSFDSSGKITGVVFADQRIKDNKIFTRLEAHDLVKDGCSISNKVYVSNNNNSLGREISLQDVEEWADIQEQIVIKSDRLLIGYFKVPLANTIDTKSALGVSVYSRATDLIRKADEQYSRLLWEFEGSELAINASEDLFTRDINGNAILPKGKERLYRKLEIDSLRTTEAFFEPFSPTIRDASLINGLNEQLRRIEFNCNLAYGTLSDPNNVDKTAEEIKASKQRSYAFVSDVQKSLKSALEDLVYSMDALTTTYNLAPVGKYEQSFDFDDSLIVDNKTEQSIKLQEVASGILKPERYLMWRYGVTEEQAREMMPDDLIGE; from the coding sequence TTGTTTTCAAAAGTTTTAACGTGGATAAGGGAAGTATTAAAGAAAATGACTTCTGAGACAGGACATGACTCCGTTTCTGATATGCTGATAAGTTCTGAAATGACTAACTGCATTGAATTGTGGTCTAATATGTACAAAGATAATGCTTATTGGATTGATAATAAAAATGTATTTAGCTTGAATTTGCCATCTAGCATATCATCTGAAATCGCAAGGCTTACAACTATAGAAATGGATTCAAAAATAACTGGAAGTGCCAGGGCTGATTTTCTCAATGAACAGTTTAAAAAGGTTCTGAAAAATATAAGGATACAGCTAGAGTATGCTTGTGCCAAAGGTAGTATTATATTTAAGCCTTATGTTGCAAATGGGAATATAGAAATAGATTATATACACTCAGATTCGTTTTTCCCCACATCCTTTGATAGTTCGGGTAAAATTACTGGGGTTGTTTTTGCAGACCAAAGAATTAAGGATAATAAAATATTTACTAGATTAGAGGCTCACGATTTAGTAAAAGACGGTTGTTCGATTAGCAATAAAGTGTATGTAAGTAATAATAATAATAGTCTTGGCAGGGAAATAAGTTTGCAGGATGTGGAAGAATGGGCAGACATCCAGGAGCAGATAGTTATTAAAAGTGATAGGTTGCTAATTGGATATTTTAAAGTTCCACTGGCTAATACTATTGATACAAAATCGGCACTTGGAGTTTCTGTTTATTCTAGGGCAACAGATTTAATACGCAAGGCGGATGAGCAATATTCAAGGCTTTTATGGGAGTTTGAAGGTTCAGAACTTGCAATAAATGCATCAGAGGATTTGTTTACTAGAGATATTAACGGCAATGCTATTTTGCCAAAGGGCAAGGAAAGGCTATATCGTAAACTGGAGATAGATAGTTTAAGAACTACAGAAGCCTTTTTCGAACCATTCTCGCCAACAATAAGAGATGCTTCTTTAATCAATGGGCTTAATGAACAATTAAGAAGAATAGAATTTAATTGTAATTTAGCTTATGGGACATTGTCAGACCCTAATAATGTCGACAAGACTGCGGAAGAAATAAAAGCTAGTAAGCAAAGAAGTTATGCCTTTGTCTCGGATGTACAAAAGTCACTTAAGAGCGCCTTGGAGGATTTAGTTTACTCTATGGATGCATTAACAACTACTTATAATTTAGCCCCTGTTGGAAAATATGAACAAAGTTTTGATTTTGATGATAGTTTAATTGTGGATAATAAGACAGAGCAGAGCATTAAGTTGCAAGAAGTAGCAAGTGGGATATTGAAGCCGGAACGCTATTTAATGTGGCGCTATGGGGTTACAGAAGAACAAGCTCGTGAAATGATGCCGGACGATTTAATAGGTGAGTAG
- a CDS encoding PBSX family phage terminase large subunit: MTVTKKKTIPFKFGDKHKEYIKCCASNTYNIAEGAVRAGKTVDNVFAFAHEIKTSKDKIHLATGSTSANAKLNIGDANGFGLEYIFRGQCHWGKFKGNECLYIKGISTKHKQKIVIFAGGAKADSYKKIRGNSYGMWIATEINLHHDKTIKEAFNRIIASTNRKIFWDLNPDNPNSFIYTEYIDNYKEKNESGELIGGYNYQHFTINDNITVTEERKREILTQYDVGSIWYKRDILGQRCVAEGLIYRLFADNREEFNIKEKISGLMEINIGVDFGGTGSGHSFVATGITRGCRDVIALSSERHFGEIDPDKLGLLFVEFCLKIVNVYGSITCVYCDSAEQVLIRGLRSTAKKNGLGWLKIVNAYKSAINDRINLVSRLMAQGRFKYTDDCKTLEIALCSAVWDSKEITKNVRLDDGSSDIDTLDAFEYSIEKHITKFIKYE; this comes from the coding sequence ATGACAGTAACTAAGAAGAAAACTATACCTTTTAAATTTGGAGATAAACATAAAGAATATATTAAGTGTTGTGCTAGTAATACTTATAATATTGCAGAGGGAGCAGTTAGAGCAGGTAAGACAGTAGACAATGTATTTGCCTTTGCGCATGAAATAAAGACATCTAAAGATAAAATACATCTAGCAACAGGGTCTACAAGCGCAAATGCAAAACTTAATATTGGAGACGCTAACGGTTTTGGACTTGAATATATTTTTCGTGGTCAATGTCATTGGGGAAAATTTAAAGGTAATGAGTGCTTATATATAAAAGGTATTTCAACTAAACATAAGCAAAAAATTGTTATTTTTGCTGGAGGTGCTAAGGCTGATAGTTATAAGAAAATAAGGGGTAACTCGTATGGAATGTGGATAGCAACAGAAATAAATCTACACCATGATAAAACGATAAAAGAGGCTTTTAATAGAATTATAGCATCAACCAATCGTAAAATATTTTGGGATTTAAACCCCGATAATCCTAACTCTTTTATTTATACAGAGTATATAGACAATTATAAAGAGAAAAACGAAAGTGGTGAATTGATAGGTGGTTATAATTATCAGCATTTTACCATAAATGACAATATAACCGTCACAGAAGAACGTAAACGGGAAATTCTAACTCAATATGATGTTGGTTCTATTTGGTATAAGAGAGATATATTAGGTCAGCGTTGCGTTGCGGAAGGGCTTATATATAGACTATTTGCAGATAATAGAGAAGAATTTAATATAAAAGAAAAAATTAGTGGTTTGATGGAGATAAATATAGGCGTAGACTTTGGGGGAACTGGTTCGGGGCATTCCTTTGTGGCTACAGGGATTACAAGAGGCTGCAGAGATGTTATTGCGCTTTCGAGTGAAAGACATTTCGGAGAAATAGACCCGGATAAGTTGGGTCTTTTATTTGTAGAATTTTGTTTGAAAATAGTAAATGTATATGGTTCTATAACTTGCGTCTATTGTGATAGTGCCGAGCAAGTGCTAATTCGTGGATTACGTTCTACAGCTAAAAAAAATGGTCTTGGCTGGTTGAAAATAGTAAATGCTTATAAAAGTGCAATAAATGATAGGATTAATCTTGTAAGTAGACTTATGGCACAAGGACGTTTTAAATATACTGATGATTGCAAGACTTTAGAAATTGCTTTATGTAGTGCTGTTTGGGATTCTAAAGAGATTACTAAAAATGTAAGACTTGATGATGGCTCTAGTGATATTGATACATTAGACGCTTTTGAATACTCAATAGAAAAACATATAACTAAGTTTATCAAATATGAATAG
- the terS gene encoding phage terminase small subunit, translating into MICISIENSNRGKAFEIYKEKNGKIKLVDIAKTLDEKSCNISRWKKVDRWDYKLGINKKVGAPAGNQNALGHEGGAPAGNQNARTHGFLSKHLPADTYKIVKYIEKDGCNSLDILWNSIVIQYANILKSFKTTHVKNKKDHTVDIVKSGDKFKEYQVQHSWDKVTNAMKAQATAFKTLTKMIKDYEELLHKNWELATEEQKSRIEQIKAKTNKLTGNDLEIEDIEDIEAEIYDSN; encoded by the coding sequence TTGATTTGCATTTCAATAGAAAATTCCAATCGAGGAAAAGCGTTTGAGATTTATAAAGAAAAAAATGGGAAAATAAAATTAGTTGATATTGCTAAAACGCTAGATGAAAAGAGTTGCAACATTAGTCGCTGGAAAAAAGTTGATAGATGGGATTATAAGCTAGGTATAAATAAGAAGGTTGGCGCTCCAGCAGGCAATCAAAATGCGTTAGGGCATGAAGGGGGCGCTCCAGCAGGCAATCAAAATGCACGCACACATGGTTTTTTATCTAAGCACTTACCTGCTGATACTTACAAAATAGTTAAGTATATCGAAAAAGATGGTTGTAATTCCTTGGATATACTTTGGAACAGCATAGTTATTCAGTATGCAAATATATTAAAATCTTTTAAAACTACTCATGTTAAAAATAAAAAAGACCATACTGTTGACATTGTAAAAAGTGGGGATAAATTTAAAGAGTATCAAGTTCAGCATTCTTGGGATAAAGTCACAAATGCTATGAAGGCACAGGCGACAGCCTTTAAAACTCTAACAAAGATGATAAAAGATTATGAGGAACTACTTCATAAAAATTGGGAATTAGCAACAGAAGAACAAAAGAGCAGGATAGAGCAGATAAAAGCAAAAACAAATAAATTGACTGGAAATGACTTAGAAATAGAGGATATAGAGGATATAGAGGCGGAAATCTATGACAGTAACTAA
- a CDS encoding recombinase family protein has translation MIFGYCRVSSKVQIDNNSLEQQEQEIRKHYSDAKIFREQFTGSTTHRPVFDEMVKQMQEGDKLVVTKLDRLARNATEGINLIQSLFNANISVHVINVGLLENTTLGKFFITTLLAVAEMERNLILERTFAGKEIAKQNPNFREGRPQKYTKTQIEHALELLKTNSYTQVESMTGISKSTLQRAKRKQKD, from the coding sequence ATGATATTTGGGTATTGTCGGGTAAGCAGTAAAGTACAAATTGATAATAATAGTTTAGAGCAACAAGAACAGGAAATAAGAAAACATTATAGTGATGCTAAAATATTTAGAGAACAATTTACAGGGTCAACAACACATAGACCTGTATTTGATGAAATGGTTAAGCAAATGCAAGAGGGAGATAAATTAGTTGTAACTAAATTAGATAGACTTGCAAGAAATGCAACAGAAGGAATTAATCTTATACAAAGTTTATTTAATGCTAATATCTCAGTACATGTAATTAATGTGGGGCTTTTAGAAAATACTACACTTGGTAAGTTTTTTATAACGACTTTACTTGCAGTTGCAGAAATGGAAAGAAATTTAATTTTAGAACGAACTTTTGCAGGTAAGGAGATAGCGAAACAAAATCCTAATTTTAGAGAGGGCAGACCTCAAAAATATACTAAGACGCAAATAGAACATGCTTTAGAGTTATTAAAAACTAATTCTTATACGCAAGTAGAGAGCATGACAGGGATTAGTAAGAGTACATTGCAAAGAGCAAAGCGAAAACAAAAAGACTAG
- a CDS encoding tyrosine-type recombinase/integrase, with the protein MGTKRPANPIKDKNMALNIQEYLKEKNIRNYVLFVLGIGTGYRAGDLVKLQVRDVRKALDEGYFLIMESKKEKTKNIRKKNKKPRKAPIIPNLERVLKNYIRDKKDYEYMFPSRQKSVTPYIGVERVTVILKEAGAYFGLKHITAHSMRKTYAHTIYEESGFDIVRVKEMLGHSSIEETKVYLGLNEEQYQEYSMFLNDLIG; encoded by the coding sequence ATGGGTACAAAAAGACCAGCAAACCCCATAAAAGATAAAAATATGGCTTTAAATATACAAGAATATTTAAAAGAAAAGAATATTAGAAATTATGTTCTATTTGTATTGGGAATAGGAACAGGATATAGGGCGGGGGATTTGGTTAAACTCCAGGTAAGAGATGTTAGAAAGGCGTTAGACGAAGGTTATTTCTTAATAATGGAGAGTAAGAAAGAAAAGACTAAGAACATAAGAAAGAAAAATAAAAAGCCTAGAAAAGCTCCGATAATTCCTAACTTAGAAAGAGTACTCAAAAACTATATCCGAGACAAGAAGGATTATGAGTACATGTTCCCATCCAGGCAGAAATCAGTTACTCCATACATAGGTGTTGAGAGAGTAACAGTGATATTGAAAGAAGCTGGCGCATACTTTGGGCTTAAACATATAACTGCGCATAGTATGCGTAAAACATACGCTCATACCATATATGAAGAAAGTGGATTCGATATTGTAAGGGTTAAGGAAATGCTTGGACATTCTAGCATAGAAGAAACTAAAGTGTATCTAGGACTTAATGAAGAACAATATCAAGAATATAGCATGTTTTTAAACGACCTAATAGGGTGA
- a CDS encoding phosphoadenosine phosphosulfate reductase family protein: MEINYSKEELKKLKEGYLKQKQSLPLEAKIILTKKRIREWYDRYQGNVYVSFSGGKDSTVLLDIARQVYKEIPAVFCDPGLEYPELKGFVKTKENVIVIRPKMSFKDVIEKYGYPVVSKEQSHYISKVRNSKSEVLINKHLYGINKDGTKSQFIISKKWRYLVDAPFKISDKCCDIMKKQPFEKFEKETGLKGIVGTLAEESSIRKRKYLKNGCNSFDEKRPLSAPLSFWTEQDILEYIYINKLPIAQIYGEVVKDSSLDFKEEYRTTLCKRTGCIYCMFGLSYDTTPNRFQMLKESHPTLHKYCMDELGIGKVLKYMNFESE, from the coding sequence ATGGAGATTAATTATTCCAAGGAAGAATTGAAAAAGTTAAAAGAAGGGTACTTGAAGCAAAAACAATCATTGCCCCTTGAAGCAAAAATAATACTAACTAAAAAAAGAATTAGAGAATGGTATGACCGTTACCAGGGCAATGTTTATGTTAGTTTTAGTGGCGGTAAGGATAGTACTGTTCTTTTAGATATTGCTAGACAAGTATATAAAGAAATTCCAGCAGTTTTTTGCGACCCAGGACTGGAATATCCGGAACTAAAGGGATTTGTAAAAACAAAAGAAAATGTAATAGTTATAAGACCTAAAATGTCCTTTAAAGATGTTATAGAAAAGTATGGTTATCCAGTTGTCAGCAAAGAACAAAGTCATTACATATCTAAAGTTAGAAACTCTAAAAGTGAAGTTTTAATAAATAAGCACCTATATGGGATTAATAAAGATGGCACTAAGAGTCAGTTTATTATTTCTAAAAAGTGGCGTTATTTGGTTGATGCTCCTTTTAAAATTTCAGATAAATGTTGTGATATTATGAAAAAACAACCTTTTGAAAAATTTGAAAAAGAAACAGGTCTAAAGGGCATTGTTGGAACTCTAGCGGAAGAAAGTTCTATTAGAAAAAGAAAATATTTAAAAAATGGTTGTAATTCCTTTGATGAAAAGAGACCGCTCTCTGCTCCTCTTAGTTTTTGGACTGAACAAGATATATTGGAGTATATTTACATCAATAAGTTACCTATTGCACAAATTTATGGGGAAGTTGTAAAAGATAGTAGTCTTGATTTTAAGGAAGAGTATAGAACTACTTTATGTAAACGTACAGGGTGTATTTATTGCATGTTTGGGCTTTCTTATGACACGACGCCTAATCGTTTTCAGATGTTAAAAGAAAGTCATCCTACATTGCACAAATATTGCATGGATGAGTTAGGTATTGGGAAAGTTTTAAAATATATGAATTTTGAAAGTGAGTAA
- a CDS encoding single-stranded DNA-binding protein → MNNSVLIGRLTRDPDLKYIPGSGVAVSTFSIAVDRDYVKKDGTKETDFIPVEVMGKLAEICANNLNKGRLVAVQGSIRVEHYEKDDEKRTYTKVHANRMKFLDYKKEDNGKECKFEPGGLDPQGFQAIDDDDIPF, encoded by the coding sequence ATGAATAATAGCGTATTGATTGGCAGATTAACAAGAGACCCCGACCTTAAATATATACCAGGCTCGGGGGTAGCTGTATCAACCTTTTCTATTGCAGTTGATAGGGACTATGTTAAAAAAGATGGCACTAAGGAAACTGATTTTATTCCTGTTGAAGTAATGGGAAAATTAGCAGAAATATGTGCTAATAATTTAAATAAAGGCAGATTAGTAGCGGTTCAAGGGTCTATAAGAGTTGAACACTATGAAAAAGACGACGAGAAAAGAACTTATACAAAAGTTCACGCTAACAGGATGAAATTTTTAGATTACAAAAAAGAAGATAATGGAAAAGAATGTAAGTTTGAGCCGGGAGGCTTAGACCCACAAGGCTTCCAGGCTATAGACGACGACGATATACCTTTTTAA
- a CDS encoding DUF3797 domain-containing protein — translation MKMKNVLKLLAMYCFCPECGSDELGEGEGSLIVDEYTFHRKCKCGFDIIVDEREDI, via the coding sequence ATGAAAATGAAAAATGTTTTAAAACTATTGGCAATGTATTGCTTTTGTCCAGAGTGTGGAAGTGATGAACTTGGAGAAGGCGAAGGAAGTTTAATCGTTGATGAGTATACATTTCATAGAAAGTGTAAATGTGGATTTGACATTATAGTGGATGAAAGGGAAGATATATAA
- a CDS encoding replication protein, translating to MINLETLCNGEAKEKIESGFMEIFKNIQDPNTPATTMRSLTVKVTFKPGKNRSHVGTQIQVIPKLASVLPSETDIIVEKDFRTGEVNANEYGNQLPGQVKLGDLESKETSVTEETEVKESEEDNIRKFKSLKDL from the coding sequence ATGATTAATTTAGAAACACTATGCAATGGAGAAGCAAAAGAAAAAATTGAAAGTGGGTTCATGGAGATATTTAAAAACATACAAGACCCTAATACCCCAGCTACAACTATGAGGTCTTTAACTGTGAAAGTGACATTTAAGCCAGGCAAAAATCGTTCACATGTTGGTACACAGATTCAAGTTATTCCAAAGCTCGCAAGTGTCTTACCTAGTGAAACAGACATTATAGTTGAAAAAGACTTTAGAACTGGAGAAGTTAATGCAAATGAATATGGAAACCAGTTGCCGGGGCAAGTAAAATTAGGCGACTTGGAGAGTAAAGAAACAAGTGTAACAGAAGAAACAGAAGTAAAAGAAAGTGAAGAAGATAATATTCGTAAATTTAAAAGTTTAAAAGACTTATAA
- a CDS encoding helix-turn-helix domain-containing protein, which yields MKKTCTRIKQLRESEGMSQIQFGEALGMTRDTVSNLENGRTKIKESDLKLIISTFKVSESWLRTGEGEMFDISNKNTIKAEAFCAIDENEKLAKAVLEFSKLTDEQLESILKILEVFSKE from the coding sequence ATGAAAAAAACATGTACTAGAATAAAGCAGTTAAGAGAATCTGAGGGAATGAGTCAAATACAATTCGGAGAAGCACTCGGAATGACTAGAGATACGGTATCAAACTTAGAAAATGGAAGAACTAAGATAAAGGAAAGTGATTTGAAATTAATAATTTCTACTTTTAAAGTAAGCGAGAGCTGGTTAAGGACTGGTGAAGGCGAAATGTTCGATATTTCAAATAAAAACACTATAAAGGCAGAAGCTTTTTGCGCAATAGACGAAAATGAAAAACTAGCCAAGGCTGTATTGGAATTTAGCAAATTAACAGACGAGCAACTCGAATCAATTTTGAAAATTTTAGAAGTATTTTCTAAAGAATAA